TATCTAAATCACACGGTTTAAAGCGCAACATGTTCACTTGAAAATGATTATTTCCTGAGAATTTACAGCGTTTGTTTTTTGCTTTTGCTATACTAAGCCGTTTTAAAAATTAGGTTATCTCTCATGGCGTCTTTATCTATTCAAGAACGTAAACGTTTACGTCAAATCGGACATGCATTAAACCCAGTTGTAATGCTTGGTGACAAAGGCCTGACTGAAGCTGTTGTCGAAGAATTGAATCGTGCTTTAAATGATCACGAACTGATTAAAGTTAAAATCATTGCTGAAGATCGTGAAGAACGCGCACAATTGATAGAACAACTTTCTGAGCAAACTGGCGCAGAAGTGGTACAAAAGATTGGTAAAATTGCGTTGATCTATAAAAAAGCACCGAAACAAAACCAAAAACTTTCGAACCTTGTTCGTCACGCTCATTTATCTAACTAAGTTCAGACACTATGGCAAGTTACGAGCTCAGTGCTTTTGATCGTCGTTTTCAATCTATTTCACTGGTTGGTGCAATCGAACAACATAGTTTGGCAACGCTAAACGTTGGTTTTTGGATTCGTGATCCAAACCTGTTGGTCAGCTGGCCTGAAATGGTGACCGATCATCCGCGAACTGATTTTCTTTGGGAACAGACCTGCTTTGAGATTTTTCTTGGGGTGCATGGTGAAGATTTTTATCGTGAGATCAATCTCTCACCTTCTCAAGCATGGCAAGCATATGCCTTTGAAGAATATCGCTATCCTGAAGATATGCCACCACCCGAAGCGGATGACATTGAACTAAATTCACTTAAACGTACACACTACGGCTTAAACGTGAGTTTAGATTTGGCTGAGTTTATGGCAAAACATAAACTGAAATGGGCTGATATGTATTTGGGGCTTTCTGCAGTTCTGAAAACTTCTCAAGGTGATCAGTTCTATGCAATGCAACACAGCAGTCTACAAGCCGATTTCCACAACAAACGCGATTGGCTACATATTTTCTAAGTCAGTACGGTTTGTTTGGATCAATAACGAGTGAGGCAATGACCTCACTTTTTATTTGCCTATGGTTTTTTCTTGACGATTTTTAAGCACTCTGCTGATCAAATTATTTAACAACAAAAAAGGAGAGCCATGCCCTCCTTTTATGTGCTTTGAATAAGATCAACTCTTTAAATTGCTCTCTTTCTCCGCAGATTCAGCTTTCACCACTGGATTCACCTTTTTCAACACTTCAATAGTGCTGTCTTTTGAGCGTTTTAAAGTATCAGTTAAATGCTCTTTATGTTTGCTCGAAATTTGGGATACATCTTCTTTAAGTTCTTTTCTGAGTTTTGATAAATCATCAATCACAGCTGTAAATTCAGTTTTAATAAAGCTTTTAAGTTCAACCAAGTCTTTTTGCGAACCCAATAATTGCTCTTTTAAACTCTCAATACGTTGCAACACATCTTGCTTAAACTGACGCAATTGATCTTGTACAGTGTCGTTAAGTTGCTTCGCTTCAGCTTCTAGCTTTTCTTTGCTTTCCTCAATATTTTCGACTGCCTGAACTTTCGCCTCGACAGCTGCTTTTTCAAGCTTTTCAGCAGTTTCATTAACAACAGCATTGAGTGATTTTTTAGCGGGAGTAGATTTGGCTTCGGTAGTCATGTCTTTATTCCTATAGTTATATTACGACATAGCCATATTAGCGAATCTGATAAAAATTAACTTTTGATTTGTCTGACAATTATTAAATGGTTACATTTTTTAACATTGGTCACGAAACAGACTTTTGACCAAAAAGCAAGGCATTTATCTTACAGTTTTACTTTAAAGCTGTTGGACTTCATAGGGCTTACTGCGTATAATGCCGTGTTAAGTTCAAGCGAGCAGACATAGGAGGGTAGGTTTAATTATTAGCCTTCCTTTTTTTTCGTCTTCTCGCTTTTTTACAGCCTAAATTTCAGGAGCTTTGGTTTGAGCACCCCAGCAATTTTAGCCCTTGCCGACGGAACTATCTTTAAAGGTACTTCGATTGGCGCATCGGGTAGTACGACTGGCGAAGTCGTCTTCAACACTGCCATGACTGGCTATCAAGAAATTTTGACTGATCCAAGTTATGCACAACAACTTGTAACTTTAACTTACCCACATATCGGTAACACAGGTTGTAACGAAGAAGACGCTGAATCAGGTCGTATTCATAAAGTATGGGCCAACGGTTTAATTATCCGTGACCTTCCTTTACTACACAGCAACTTCCGTGCTAGTCAATCACTTGGTGAGTATCTAGAACAGCACAATGTTGTTGCTATTGCTGACATTGACACGCGACGATTAACTCGAATTTTGCGTGACAAAGGTGCACAAAACGGTTGTATCCTTGCAGGTGAAAATATCACTGAAGAAGAAGCACTAGAAAAAGCACGTGCATTCGGTGGTTTAAATGGTTTAGACCTTGCAAAAGAATGCTGCGACCCAGAAGGCTTCGAATGGACTGAAGGTTCATGGAAACTTGGTCAAGGCTTTACTCAACCAGAACTTAAATTCCACGTTGTTGCATACGATTACGGTGTCAAAACCAACATCCTACGTATGCTCGCAGACCGCGGTTGTAAATTGACTGTCGTGCCTGCGCAAACTCCTGCTGCTGACGTACTTGCATTGAATCCAGATGGCGTTTTCTTATCAAACGGCCCCGGCGATCCAGCTGCATGTGACTACGCAATTGAAGCTGTAAAAACAATTGTAGAAGACGCTCGCAATATTCCTGTATTCGGTATTTGCTTGGGTCACCAAATTCTTGCACTTGCAAGCGGTGCTAAGACTGTGAAAATGCCTCACGGTCACCACGGTGCCAACCATCCTGTACAAAACATTGAAAATGGTACAGTGATGATTACTTCACAAAACCACGGCTTCGCAGTAGACGCTGAAACGCTTCCTGCAAACTTGAAAGCAACGCATAAGTCTTTGTTCGACCAAACCCTTCAAGGGATTCATCGTACAGACAAACCTGCGTTCAGTTTCCAAGGTCACCCAGAAGCAAGCCCTGGTCCACATGACTGCGCACCATTGTTCGATCATTTCATCGAACTTATCGAAGCATCTAAGAAGTAATTAAGGAAGCATCATGGCTAAACGTACAGACATTAAAAGCATCTTAATTATTGGTGCTGGTCCGATTGTGATTGGTCAGGCGTGTGAGTTTGACTATTCAGGCGCGCAAGCGTGTAAAGCGCTTCGTGAAGAAGGTTACCGAGTTATTCTTGTAAACTCTAACCCTGCAACGATTATGACTGACCCTGCAATGGCAGATGCAACGTATATCGAACCGATTACGTGGCAAACTGTTGCAGCAATCATTGAGAAAGAACGCCCAGATGCAGTTCTTCCAACCATGGGTGGTCAAACTGCATTGAACTGTGCCCTTGCCCTTGATGAGCATGGCATTTTAGAAAAATACAATGTTGAATTGATCGGTGCGACCAAAGAAGCAATTGAAAAAGCCGAAGACCGTAAACTCTTCGACCAAGCAATGCGTAAAATTGGTCTTGAATGTCCAAAAGCGGACATCGCTGAATCAATGGAAGAAGCGTTAGAAATTCAAGCACGCTTCGGTTTCCCTGTGATTATCCGTCCATCATTCACCATGGGTGGTTCAGGCGGTGGTATCGCATACAACAAAGAAGAATTTATCGAGATCTGTGAACGCGGTTTCGACCTTTCTCCTACTCACCAATTGCTGATCGATGAATCATTGATTGGTTGGAAAGAGTACGAAATGGAAGTTGTTCGTGACAAAAACGACAACTGTATCATTGTATGTACCATTGAAAACTTTGACCCAATGGGCGTTCACACTGGTGACTCAATCACGGTTGCTCCTGCACAAACATTGACAGACAAAGAATTCCAACTTTTACGTAATGCGTCTTTAGCAGTACTTCGTGAAATTGGTGTAGAAACTGGTGGTTCGAACGTTCAGTTCGGTATTAACCCGAAAGATGGCCGTATGGTTGTGATCGAGATGAACCCACGTGTTTCTCGTTCATCTGCTTTGGCATCTAAAGCAACTGGTTTCCCAATTGCAAAAATCGCAGCGAAATTGGCAGTCGGTTACACCCTTGATGAATTGAAAAATGACATCACTGGCGGTACAACTCCTGCATCATTCGAACCTGCGATTGACTACGTTGTTACTAAGATTCCTCGTTTCAACTTCGAGAAATTCCCACAAGCTGACGCAACTTTGACGACTCAGATGAAGTCTGTGGGTGAAGTCATGGCGATTGGCCGTAACTTCCAAGAATCTGTACAAAAAGCACTTCGTGGTCTTGAAGTGGGTGCTGCTGGCTTTGATGAAAAAATCGAAGTGGGGACTGAAGGCGCGAAAGAAAAAATCCTTCAAGAACTTAAAGTACCTGGTCCTGAGCGTATTTGGTACGTGGGCGATGCATTCCGTCATGGCTTCACGTTAGACGAAGTCTTTGCTGCGACGAACATCGACCGTTGGTTCTTGATCCAAATCGAAGACATCATCAAAACTGAAGAGAAAATCAAATCTTTAGGTTTTGGTGACTTAAACGCTGACAACATCCGTTCGTTCAAACGCAAAGGTTTATCTGACCTTCGTATTGCGAAATTGATGGGTATTTCACAAAAACAATTCCGTAAACACCGTTGGAACTTGGGCGTGACCCCTGTTTACAAACGTGTAGATACATGTGCGGCTGAATTCGAATCTGATACAGCTTACATGTACTCAACTTACGATGAAGAATGTGAAGCGAATCCATCTACTCGCGACAAGATCATGGTTATCGGTGGCGGTCCTAACCGTATTGGTCAAGGTATCGAATTCGATTACTGCTGTGTACACGCTGCCCTTGCAATGCGTGAAGACGGCTATGAAACTATCATGGTGAACTGCAACCCTGAAACAGTTTCTACTGACTACGACACATCAGATCGTTTGTACTTCGAACCGATTACGTTGGAAGATGTGCTTGAAATCGTACGTATCGAGAAGCCTAAAGGCATTATCGTTCAGTACGGCGGTCAAACTCCGCTTAAATTGGCTCGTGCTTTAGAAGAAGCTGGTGCGCCAATTATCGGTACATCACCTGATGCGATTGACCGTGCAGAAGACCGTGAACGTTTCCAACAAATGATTCAACGTCTACAACTTCGTCAACCAAACAACAGCATCGTAAAATCTGCTGAAGAAGGTATGGCAGAAGCTGCGAAAGTTGGCTACCCACTTGTGGTACGTCCTTCTTACGTTCTTGGTGGTCGTGCGATGGAAATCGTATATAACGACGAAGAACTCAAACGCTACTTACGTGATGCAGTTCAAGCGTCAAACGAAGCGCCTGTTCTTCTTGACCACTTCTTAGATGATGCCATCGAAGTTGACGTAGACTGCGTATCTGACGGTAAAGACGTTGTGATTGGCGGTATCATGCAGCACATCGAACAAGCCGGTATTCACTCAGGTGACTCTGCATGTTCTATTCCTCCTTACTCTTTATCTAAAGAGATTCAGGACGAAATGCGTCGTCAAACCATCGCAATGGCGAAAGAACTTGGCGTTGTTGGTTTGATGAACGTACAGTTTGCTGTTAAAGGTAATGACATTTACATCCTAGAAGTGAACCCACGTGCATCTCGTACTGTGCCGTTCGTTTCTAAGTGTATTGGTGAATCTTTAGCGAAAGTCGCTGCACGTTGTATGGCGGGTCAATCTCTAGAATCTCAAGGATTCACTTCAGAGATTATCCCTGAACACTTCTCTGTAAAAGAAGCTGTGTTCCCATTCAACAAATTCCCTGGTGTTGACCCAATCCTTGGCCCTGAAATGAAATCTACAGGCGAAGTGATGGGTGTTGGTAAAACATTTGGTGAAGCGTTCTATAAAGCTGTTTTAGGCTCGAACGATCGTTTACCCGGTCTACCAACTGAAGGTGAAGTAAAACGTGCATTCATCTCTGTTCGTCACTCTGACAAGCCTCGTGCAGTTGGTATTGCGAAACAGTTGACTGAGCTTGGCTTCAAAGTCATCGCGACTGGCGGTACTTATGATGTGATCAAAGCTGCAGGTATTGAATGTGAACGTGTGAACAAAGTCACAGAAGGTCGTCCTAATATTGTCGATCGCTTGAAAAATGGCGAAGTTCAGCTCATTATCAATACAACTGAAGGCAAACAAGCTCAAGAAGATTCATTCTCGATCCGCCGCTCTGCACTTCAAGGCAAAGTGTATTACACAACTACCTTGAATGGTGCTGATGCAGTATGCCAAGCTTTAGCGATTAAATTGCCAATGGATGTATACCGTCTACAAGACCTTTCTAAAGGTTAATTAGCTTCCAAGAAGTCCCGTCACCTTCTTGGTGGCGGGCTTTTTTTTATTTAAAGACTTATACATTTTTACTTACTTTTTTGAGGGACAACTATGCAACGTTATCCTATGACTCCTGAAGGCAAAGTAGCCTTAGAGAAAGAATTACATCAACTGAAAACTGTTGAACGTCCACGTATTACTGCAGCGATTGCTGAAGCACGTGAACATGGTGATTTAAAAGAAAACGCGGAATATCATGCTGCTCGTGAGCAACAAGGTTTTTGTGAAGGTCGTATTCAAGACATCGAAGGCAAACTCGGCGCTTGCCAAGTGATCGATGTTAAAGAGCTTGAACAAAACGGTCGTGTTGTTTTCGGTGTAACTGTAACGATTGAAAACTTAGACACTGAAGAGCAAAAAACTTACCGTATTGTGGGTGATGACGAAGCAGATTTTAAAATTAATAAAATCTCGGTGAACTCACCAATCGCACGTGGCTTATTGGGTAAAAACGAAGGCGACGATGTGAAAATCAATACACCAAACGGTGAAGTTGAATACGAAATCGTGAAAGTTGAATACATTTCTTAATTGAATGTTTTCATTGCAAAGCCCCTCTTTTGAGGGGTTTTTTGTTTTTGGAATCCCTCACACTAACCCTCTCCCCGAGGGAGAGGGAGTATCACCTCATTCATTTGATATACATGATCCCCTCTCATTTTAGGAGAGAGCTAGGGAGAGGTTAAAAATATCAGCTATAATCCCTTCACCCCATCAACATCTTTTTCCCATGTCTGAAAAGCTGATCAACTCGCCTGTCAACCATTGGTGTGAATTCGAATTTATCTCTAAAACGGTAAAGAACCCGAATATTCATATTAAAGGTAATTACAGTTATTACTCAGCCTATTGGGATCAAGGTTTTGAGCGTTGTGTGGTGCGTTATTTACATGACAAGCCCTCTACCCCAGAGCGTCCGATTGATCAGCTCTATATCGGCAATTTCGTCTGTTTTGGCGCAGAATGCGTGATTATGATGGGTGGCAACCAATTGCACCGCACCGATTGGATTTCAGCATTTCCGTTCGATACACGCAGTTTTGTGCCTGCTGGCGATACTGTGATTGGTGATGGTTGCTGGATTGGTTCTCGCGCCATGATTATGCAAGGGGTAAGACTTGGTGAAGGTGCGGTCGTGGCAACAGGTGCGGTCGTGACTAAAGATGTACCGCCTTATGCTGTGGTGGGTGGCGTACCTGCGAAAATCATTAAATACCGCTTTCCTGAAAAAGATATAAAAAAACTGCTTTCTCTTAAGCTCTATGACTTAGATGAAAAGCAGTTTTTAAAAATGCGTGAGCAATTGCAAACGGATGATGTTAATTCATTAGTAAATTATATTAAAAGCTAAACCACCACGAATATATGTAAGCCACTCTTTGTTAAAGTCACACATCTCATCAATTCTATTTGAAGGTAAATAATTTATACCCAATGCCATATCACCTGATTGATCAGAATCATAGTATTTCAATCTATTAGCTAATAAATTAATCACACTTATTTTTTGAAAAGATGCATAATACAACACAATATCACTATCTGTGTGTGCTATTACATTTTCTTCAACCCCATTAATAACCCTATTAGATTCTCTAAATTTTTGAATAAAATAATCTACTATATACCGAAAAACATCTGATGTTTTTTTCATAACTTTGATTTGTTTTAAAAGCACCAAATATATTAAGAGAATTTGATTTTTTTCATTGCTATCAAAACTTAAAAAGCTAAATTGATTTGCAATTTTTTTCGCCCTTCGCGTAGTTATATTTTCAGAATTAATCAAGAAGGCAAATAGATTATCTAAACCATAATATTCAGATGACAAACAGTCTATTCCAATACTTTCCAATAAAAAGCTACTAGACTTTACACCATCATTATAAGGATACTGCAGCGGATTTAACGCGATTTCGAAATCTATGAATTTATCTAGATATTCCTCCCCTAAAGCCTCGTCATACCCATAGTTATGACATACGACTTTTGAAAATTGAACCTTATCCATTACTAAAATAAAAACAATTTTTGGAATATCAAAAAAATGTTTAATTCTCTCAATTAATCGGATTGCAAAATCAGGACGACAACGATCAAGTTCATCAATAATAAAAACTAAAGGTTTTTCTAAACTTGCAGCCAAATCAGATAAGGCAACTTTGAAAGCCTGTAACGAACTCTTTTCGTCTTCATAACTATCAATTTTATCTTGGATCGCTTCGGTGACTTTCTCTCCAATATTCTCCGTCACCTTATCAATCGCATCATCAATTTTATCTTTGATGTTTTCATTGTTGATTTTAATCAGAGGAATTATTCCCCCTGTTAATGCACAACTAATCATTGAAGCAATAAGAGTTGGAGTAAGTGTCAGGAATCCTTGCTGCATCACTGCAGCAGCTTTCTTGAACTTATGAACTAAAGGCTTATTTTGAGCAGTTTGATCTAACTTCGCAGCGATTTCAGAAGCTATAATTAGAAATGGATCATCTAAATAATCGTTCACAAAAGCATCTAAATAAATGACATCATGCTTGTGTGGTTGTGTCGTTTCTAAATGCCTTTTCCAATGCCTTACAAACCATGTTTTGCCTTCACCCCAACGCGCATCTAAAGCTAAAACAGCACCACATTCCAAACGATCAACATAATTAGTCAGCTGTTCACCTAAACGACGGCGATCCCATAAATCGCCCTCCCAAGCAGTTTGAATATTTTCTAAATTATCTTTTTGCCAATTTAGTTGATCTGTTGTCATTGTTAGTTATTAAAATTCAGCCGCTTATTTAATAGTCATAATATCATTATCATTCTTAAAGACATAAAAAAACCCACTCAATCGGAGTGGGTTTTTCAGAATATGGTGGCTATGACGAGACTTGAACTTGTGACCCCCGCATTATGAGTGCGGTGCTCTAACCAACTGAGCTACATAGCCTTAAACTGTGCGCGCATTATGGGATTTTCTGTTTTAAACGTCAAGCCCATAATGTGCTGTTTGATCAAAATTTGTTGAAGTGAGCCGATAAGCCGGGTTCTGTCGTGAACGATCATTCCTCTAGGCGCACAATCACTCATGCGCTCAAGCGACCTACCCGAATCCAGCATGGGCCATGCCTAATGGATTCCTATTTGGTCTTGCTTCCGGTGGGGTTTACCTCGCCATGAACTGTTACCAGCCATGCGGTGCGCTCTTACCGCACCCTTTCACCCTTACCTCACGAATGAGGCGGTCTACTCTCTGCTGCACTTGCCGTCGGTTTACACCGCCCAGGCGTTACCTGGCACCTTGCCCTATGAAGCCCGGACTTTCCTCCCCTGCTTCAATCACGGAGATTTCCACAGCAGCGATCGTCTGGCTCACTTCGAGAGGCATCTTAACAAAATTAGCGATTAATTGCTTGATGTTTTTTGAGCAGTTAGCTTTTCGTACTTGGCTTGAAGCTCTTCACGCGTTTCAGCATGATTCGGATCAAGCGGGATACAGTCCACAGGACAGAAGAGCTGACACTGCGGTTTATCGTGATGTCCGACGCATTCGGTACACAAATTCGGGTTAATTTCATAGATGACGTCACCCATGAAAATCGCCTCATTTGGACATACAGGCTCACAGACATCACAGTTAATACATTCATCGGTGATAATTAAAGACACGCTACCAACCTTGTTGTTGTTTACGTTTAAAGGCCTCGACCACAGATTGATGCACAAACTGAGTCACATCACCATTTAAACGTGCAATTTCACGTACCAATGTAGATGAAATAAATGAATTTTGTTCGGATGGTGTTAGAAATACCGCTTCAAATTGTGAGTCAAGACGGCGGTTCATGTTCGCCAATTGAAACTCATACTCAAAGTCAGACACAGCGCGTAAACCACGCAGTACTGCCGTTGCTTTTTGCTCTTTAAAGAAGTTCACTAACAAGCCATCAAAGCCTACAAACTCAACATTCGACAAATGACTTAAAGATGCCTTAGCCAATGCCACTCGTTCTTCTAAACTGAAGACCGGATTCTTATGATGTCCAACTGCAATTGCCACCACAACTTCATCAAACATACGTGAAGCGCGCGTAACCAAATCAATATGACCATTGGTAATTGGATCGAACGTCCCCGGATAAATAACACGAGTTTTAGACATCCATTTGTACTCTGTTTGTTATGTAGAAGCCTATTTTAACAAAAACTTGTTTTTTTGGTGAATAATCCGCATAAATTTAAAAAACTTCATCTTAGGTCGAGTTGCGGTACAATAGCGGTAGGATTGGAAGTATCAGATTATGGCGAAAGCAAGTATTGTAGTTAAAAAAAATAATAGCGGAACGATTGCACTCAACAAGCGTGCACGTCACGATTATTTTATTGAAGAAAAATTTGAAGCAGGACTTTCTCTACAAGGTTGGGAAGTCAAATCAATGCGTGCTGGTCGCATGACCATTGTCGAAAGTTATATTACTTTTAAAAATGGTGAAGCATTCCTGTTTGGCGCGCAAGTACAGCCTTTACTCAGCGCATCGACTCACGTTGTGCCTGAAGCAACGCGTACACGTAAGCTTTTGCTTAATCGTCGTGAGATTGAAAAGCTACAAGGGGCAATTAACCAAAAAGGTTATTCGTGTGTGCCGCTTGCCTGCTATTGGAAAGGTCCACACGCCAAGCTTGAAATTGCGTTGGTGAAAGGTAAGCAATTACACGACAAACGTGCCTCTGAAAAAGACCGCGATTGGCAACGTGATAAAGCGCGTATCTTCCACAGATAATGACATGCATAAATTAAAAAACCTCCCCATCGGGAGGTTTTTTTATAAAAATCTTTTAGTTTAATCGCTGAACGGTATGTGCAATATGCTGACCAAATTGTACTGCGGTACGTAAATCGCCTTCAGGTGGTGTGACATCCACAGGTGCATTATCTGACTGCGTCATCAGTCCCAAAAAGCTCGACATACGGTTTAAATCAGCATTACTCCGCCCTGTCGGCATGAGTGGTAAACCTGTCCATAACATGCCGTGCTGCATGGCAAATAAATTGATTTGCTGTAACACTGCAAGTTTATCACCGCTTAATCCACCACCATTGGTAAAGGCTGCAGCAAGTTTACCTTGCCAAGAGCGCGCCAACCAACGTTTCGAAGACTGTTCCATAAACAGTTTCATGGCTGCACTGATGCTGCCCATATAAGTCGGGCAACCCATTACAATTGCTTCTGCCTGATCCAATACATCCCAATCAATATGTTCAACATCCATCAGTTGCACATTGAGCTCGGATTGCTTTGCACCCTCGGCAATATAATGTGCCACTTTTGCAGTGTGACCATAGGGACTGTGATACACCACCACAATCAGTTTGGAAGATAAAGACATAACAATTAACAGCCAATCATTTGATAAAAGTGTAGCATTCTCAAGCCATAAACACGAATGTTGCCATACGCCCAGTTTTGGCTTCACAGCGGTAAGAGAAATATTCATCCTGTTGTTGGTATGAACATTGGTCACCACCCAGCACATGCGTTACACCATGTTGCTGCAAGATATAACGGGCAATCGCATACAAATCGGCATAATGTTTCCCTGCTTTTTCACCTGCTTTAAAAGCCGTGTCCAATTCAGGATATTTTGAACAAAATGCGTCTTTGACTTCCTGTCCAATTTCAAAACAGTCTTGGCTAATGGCAGCACCTAACCATGCATACACAGGCTCAGACTGCATTTCTGCAATAGTATTTTCAATAATACCATTAGCAAGTCCACGCCAGCCTGCGTGTAAGTTTGCAACTTCTGTACCTTCAGCATTAACCAAGACCACTGGCAAGCAGTCTGCAGTCATCATCATCAAGGCATGATGTTTACGCTGCGTAACCAAACCATCTCCCACCAAAGCATTAAAGGTGATTTGTTCATTCACCGTGTGGCAGATGGTGCTATGTGTTTGGGTCATCCAAGTGATTTTATCGACCGCATAAGGCTTAAAGTCATTGAGCAATGCAATACGGTGGGTCTGTACACGCGCGGCTGAATCATTGACATGCAATGCCAAATTAAACCCCTGTAATTCAGGTTGTTTGGATGGCTGAGTCTGTTCGTGATGAACACGAGTTTGCCCTACATATACACCTTGAGGGAAACCCTGTACAAATTGCATGTCTATTCCTTTATATGATCGATTAAATACTTAGTAGGCTTTGTTTTCGCTGCGTAGCACTTCAACAAGATTGTTAAAGTCTTCAGGCCATGGCGCATGGAACGTCATTTCTTCTTTGGTACGCGGATGTTTTAAGCCCAAAGTTGCTGCATGCAGTGCCTGACGTTTAAAGCTGCGTAGCGTGTCATCAAGTAATTGTGAAGCACCTGCTGGCATACGCACACGTGGCATATACACTTGGTCACCGACCAAACCGAAACCTAAGTAGCTAAAATGCACACGAATCTGATGGGTACGACCTGTTTCAAGACGCGCTTGAACACGGGTAAAGTGTTGGAAACGTTCTTTCACGTTATAGTGAGTAACTGCATCTTTACCGCCCGGTAATACTGCCATTTTTACGCGATCGACAGGATGGCGTTTGATCGGTTCATCAATTGTGCCACCTGCGATGATGTTGCCATACACCACTAAATCATAGACACGATACACCGATTTTTTCTCAAGCTGACGGCTTAAAGAGAACTGTGCTTCAAGGTTTTTAGCCACAACTAAAAGACCTGATGTGTCTTTATCAATACGGTGTACCAAACCTGCACGTGCGAGTTCCACTGACTTTGGATAGTGATGCAATAAGGCATTCACCAATGTTCCAGTCATGTTCCCTGCACCCGGATGAACCACCATACCGACCGGCTTATTGATCACGATAATATCGTCATC
This window of the Acinetobacter sp. NCu2D-2 genome carries:
- the yhbY gene encoding ribosome assembly RNA-binding protein YhbY, with the translated sequence MASLSIQERKRLRQIGHALNPVVMLGDKGLTEAVVEELNRALNDHELIKVKIIAEDREERAQLIEQLSEQTGAEVVQKIGKIALIYKKAPKQNQKLSNLVRHAHLSN
- a CDS encoding DOMON-like domain-containing protein, which gives rise to MASYELSAFDRRFQSISLVGAIEQHSLATLNVGFWIRDPNLLVSWPEMVTDHPRTDFLWEQTCFEIFLGVHGEDFYREINLSPSQAWQAYAFEEYRYPEDMPPPEADDIELNSLKRTHYGLNVSLDLAEFMAKHKLKWADMYLGLSAVLKTSQGDQFYAMQHSSLQADFHNKRDWLHIF
- the carA gene encoding glutamine-hydrolyzing carbamoyl-phosphate synthase small subunit; the encoded protein is MSTPAILALADGTIFKGTSIGASGSTTGEVVFNTAMTGYQEILTDPSYAQQLVTLTYPHIGNTGCNEEDAESGRIHKVWANGLIIRDLPLLHSNFRASQSLGEYLEQHNVVAIADIDTRRLTRILRDKGAQNGCILAGENITEEEALEKARAFGGLNGLDLAKECCDPEGFEWTEGSWKLGQGFTQPELKFHVVAYDYGVKTNILRMLADRGCKLTVVPAQTPAADVLALNPDGVFLSNGPGDPAACDYAIEAVKTIVEDARNIPVFGICLGHQILALASGAKTVKMPHGHHGANHPVQNIENGTVMITSQNHGFAVDAETLPANLKATHKSLFDQTLQGIHRTDKPAFSFQGHPEASPGPHDCAPLFDHFIELIEASKK
- the carB gene encoding carbamoyl-phosphate synthase large subunit is translated as MAKRTDIKSILIIGAGPIVIGQACEFDYSGAQACKALREEGYRVILVNSNPATIMTDPAMADATYIEPITWQTVAAIIEKERPDAVLPTMGGQTALNCALALDEHGILEKYNVELIGATKEAIEKAEDRKLFDQAMRKIGLECPKADIAESMEEALEIQARFGFPVIIRPSFTMGGSGGGIAYNKEEFIEICERGFDLSPTHQLLIDESLIGWKEYEMEVVRDKNDNCIIVCTIENFDPMGVHTGDSITVAPAQTLTDKEFQLLRNASLAVLREIGVETGGSNVQFGINPKDGRMVVIEMNPRVSRSSALASKATGFPIAKIAAKLAVGYTLDELKNDITGGTTPASFEPAIDYVVTKIPRFNFEKFPQADATLTTQMKSVGEVMAIGRNFQESVQKALRGLEVGAAGFDEKIEVGTEGAKEKILQELKVPGPERIWYVGDAFRHGFTLDEVFAATNIDRWFLIQIEDIIKTEEKIKSLGFGDLNADNIRSFKRKGLSDLRIAKLMGISQKQFRKHRWNLGVTPVYKRVDTCAAEFESDTAYMYSTYDEECEANPSTRDKIMVIGGGPNRIGQGIEFDYCCVHAALAMREDGYETIMVNCNPETVSTDYDTSDRLYFEPITLEDVLEIVRIEKPKGIIVQYGGQTPLKLARALEEAGAPIIGTSPDAIDRAEDRERFQQMIQRLQLRQPNNSIVKSAEEGMAEAAKVGYPLVVRPSYVLGGRAMEIVYNDEELKRYLRDAVQASNEAPVLLDHFLDDAIEVDVDCVSDGKDVVIGGIMQHIEQAGIHSGDSACSIPPYSLSKEIQDEMRRQTIAMAKELGVVGLMNVQFAVKGNDIYILEVNPRASRTVPFVSKCIGESLAKVAARCMAGQSLESQGFTSEIIPEHFSVKEAVFPFNKFPGVDPILGPEMKSTGEVMGVGKTFGEAFYKAVLGSNDRLPGLPTEGEVKRAFISVRHSDKPRAVGIAKQLTELGFKVIATGGTYDVIKAAGIECERVNKVTEGRPNIVDRLKNGEVQLIINTTEGKQAQEDSFSIRRSALQGKVYYTTTLNGADAVCQALAIKLPMDVYRLQDLSKG
- the greA gene encoding transcription elongation factor GreA, coding for MQRYPMTPEGKVALEKELHQLKTVERPRITAAIAEAREHGDLKENAEYHAAREQQGFCEGRIQDIEGKLGACQVIDVKELEQNGRVVFGVTVTIENLDTEEQKTYRIVGDDEADFKINKISVNSPIARGLLGKNEGDDVKINTPNGEVEYEIVKVEYIS
- a CDS encoding CatB-related O-acetyltransferase; this translates as MSEKLINSPVNHWCEFEFISKTVKNPNIHIKGNYSYYSAYWDQGFERCVVRYLHDKPSTPERPIDQLYIGNFVCFGAECVIMMGGNQLHRTDWISAFPFDTRSFVPAGDTVIGDGCWIGSRAMIMQGVRLGEGAVVATGAVVTKDVPPYAVVGGVPAKIIKYRFPEKDIKKLLSLKLYDLDEKQFLKMREQLQTDDVNSLVNYIKS